Proteins found in one Micropterus dolomieu isolate WLL.071019.BEF.003 ecotype Adirondacks linkage group LG10, ASM2129224v1, whole genome shotgun sequence genomic segment:
- the LOC123978357 gene encoding uncharacterized protein LOC123978357, giving the protein MVEFRWIKMFLCLILVLQFTAVSEQHHLSLIVSKGDEVTLPCENVQNDHRKCNSTAWHFSGCPGKSERNWVMQGQIVTPNTKGKSDRLSVTENCSLVIKNITVEDVGRYYCQQFRSGQQQGPDSQVYLSVVNMTEHQDTDKVTLNCSVSTYEHCRHTVKWLFGGTEVDKHNEELRMDQSYCWASVIFKTSHFIHKSQELLKCKVTDSYNGKVYTFSPQSSVKKTGANKTAPGNNNETTKPQDWLWLYIAVSVGLAALFITVVALIRWKRNKGNKTQIDENMGVRLNPAVTEFAPETNQDMADPEDGVSYTSICFTEKTNKEKVRVHGGDDAVTYSIVKAPSSSAGASADPRNLYATIK; this is encoded by the exons aTGGTTGAATTCAGatggattaaaatgtttttatgtttgatactagtgcttcagtttacag CAGTATCTGAACAACATCACCTGTCTCTAATTGTCAGTAAGGGAGATGAAgtcactttgccttgtgaaaaCGTGCAAAATGATCACCGTAAATGTAACAGTACTGCCTGGCACTTCAGTGGTTGTCCTGGCAAATCAGAAAGAAACTGGGTTATGCAAGGGCAGATTGTTACACCAAACACCAAAggtaaatcagacagactgagtgttacagagaactgttctctggttataaaGAATATCACAGTCGAGGATGTTGGTCGTTATTACTGTCAACAGTTCAGATCAGGACAACAACAAGGTCCAGACTCTCAGgtttatctgtctgttgttaaca tgactgaacaTCAGGACACTGATAAGGTGACGTTAAACTGCTCTGTGTCGACATATGAACACTGTCGACACACAGTGAAGTGGCTGTTTGGGGGTACAGAGGTTGATAAACATAACGAAGAGTTAAGGATGGACCAGTCTTACTGCTGGGCCAGTGTGATCTTTAAGACTTCTCATTTTATTCACAAGTCTCAGGAGTTATTGAAGTGTAAAGTGACGGACAGCTACAATGGAAAAGTGTACACCTTCAGCCCTCAGTCTTCAGTCAagaaaacag GAGCTAACAAAACAGCACCTGGAAACAACAATGAAACCACAAAGCCACAAG ATTGGCTGTGGTTGTACATCGCTGTGTCTGTGGGTTTAGCAGCACTCTTTATAACTGTTGTGGCACTCATTAGATGGAAGAGAAATAAAG ggaacaaaacacaaatagaTGAAAACATG GGAGTGCGCTTAAACCCTGCAGTGACTGAGTTTGCTCCAGAAACCAATCAAGACATG GCTGATCCTGAAGATGGTGTTTCCTACACCTCCATTTGCTTCACCGAGAAGACCAACAAGGAAAAAGTCCGG GTTcatggtggtgatgatgcagTGACATACAGCATTGTGAAAGCTCCTTCCTCTTCTGCTGGAGCCTCTGCTGACCCCAGAAACCTCTACGCCACCATCAaataa
- the LOC123978354 gene encoding uncharacterized protein LOC123978354 isoform X2 has product MVRFRWIKTSLFVILVLQFTATGQNLSFTVRVGDEVTLPCGNVIQNQEKCDGSSWLASRDIGAAVTELITHGKISKNGNFEAKSDRLNVTAECFLVIKNVTVEDNGRYTCRQFKKSGQQHGPDSPVVLSVINMEQYQHNDTVGFICSVLTYGSCEHTVEWLYEGNKNNMVTSQGSCSATVVFTAPPLSQKSNYSELLKCNVTDNMSGQMLLCSVDLQSSCQKTGSTLRGKNKTPSGKGETTTKPDMWQFIVVAVGLAALLIIIVVVIRWKKAKGNKTKMDENIRLSLNPAVTQPGPETMQDMADPEDGVSYASISYTRKTNSKVQVSVKDDHDEDDAVTYSSVKASSPSAGGSADPSDLYATVNKPNKKEDVV; this is encoded by the exons atggttAGATTCAGATGGATAAAAACGTCTTTATTTGTGATACtggtgcttcagtttacag CAACTGGACAGAAcctctccttcactgtcagagttggagatgaaGTCACTTTGCCTTGTGGAAATGTGATACAAAATCAGGAAAAATGTGACGGGTCTTCCTGGTTGGCCAGTCGTGATATTGGGGCAGCAGTAACAGAGCTGATTACACATGGGAAGATCAGTAAAAATGGGAATTTCGaagctaaatcagacagactgaatGTTACAGCAGAATGTTTTCTGGTTATAAAAAATGTTACAGTCGAGGATAATGGTCGTTACACCTGCAGACAGTTCAAGAAATCAGGACAACAACATGGTCCAGACTCTCCGGTTGTTCTGTCTGTTATCAACA tgGAACAATATCAGCACAATGATACAGTCggcttcatctgctctgtgttgacatATGGAAGTTGTGAACACACAGTCGAGTGGTTGTATGAGGGTAATAAGAACAACATGGTGACATCACAGGGTTCCTGTTCAGCCACAGTGGTTTTTACAGCTCCTCCTCTTAGTCAGAAGTCCAACTATTCTGAGTTACTGAAGTGTAACGTGACAGATAATATGAGTGGCCAGATGCTGCTGTGTAGCGTTGACCTCCAGTCCTCGTGTCAGAAAACAG GAAGCACAttgagggggaaaaacaaaacaccatctGGAAAGGGTGAAACTACAACAAAACCAG ATATGTGGCAATTCATCGTTGTGGCTGTGGGTTTAGCAGCGCTCTTAATAATCATTGTGGTTGTCATCAGATGGAAAAAGGCTAAAG ggaacaaaacaaagatggaTGAAAACATT CGACTGAGCTTAAACCCTGCAGTGACTCAACCTGGTCCAGAGACCATGCAGGACATG GCTGATCCTGAAGATGGTGTTTCCTACGCCTCCATCAGCTACACCAGGAAGACCAACAGTAAAGTCCAG GTTTCTGTTAAGGATGAtcatgatgaagatgatgcagTGACCTACAGCAGCGTGAAAGCTTCCTCTCCTTCTGCTGGAGGCTCAGCTGATCCCAGCGACCTCTACGCCACCgtcaacaaaccaaacaaaaaagaGGACGTGGTATAG
- the LOC123978354 gene encoding uncharacterized protein LOC123978354 isoform X1, protein MVRFRWIKTSLFVILVLQFTAATGQNLSFTVRVGDEVTLPCGNVIQNQEKCDGSSWLASRDIGAAVTELITHGKISKNGNFEAKSDRLNVTAECFLVIKNVTVEDNGRYTCRQFKKSGQQHGPDSPVVLSVINMEQYQHNDTVGFICSVLTYGSCEHTVEWLYEGNKNNMVTSQGSCSATVVFTAPPLSQKSNYSELLKCNVTDNMSGQMLLCSVDLQSSCQKTGSTLRGKNKTPSGKGETTTKPDMWQFIVVAVGLAALLIIIVVVIRWKKAKGNKTKMDENIRLSLNPAVTQPGPETMQDMADPEDGVSYASISYTRKTNSKVQVSVKDDHDEDDAVTYSSVKASSPSAGGSADPSDLYATVNKPNKKEDVV, encoded by the exons atggttAGATTCAGATGGATAAAAACGTCTTTATTTGTGATACtggtgcttcagtttacag CAGCAACTGGACAGAAcctctccttcactgtcagagttggagatgaaGTCACTTTGCCTTGTGGAAATGTGATACAAAATCAGGAAAAATGTGACGGGTCTTCCTGGTTGGCCAGTCGTGATATTGGGGCAGCAGTAACAGAGCTGATTACACATGGGAAGATCAGTAAAAATGGGAATTTCGaagctaaatcagacagactgaatGTTACAGCAGAATGTTTTCTGGTTATAAAAAATGTTACAGTCGAGGATAATGGTCGTTACACCTGCAGACAGTTCAAGAAATCAGGACAACAACATGGTCCAGACTCTCCGGTTGTTCTGTCTGTTATCAACA tgGAACAATATCAGCACAATGATACAGTCggcttcatctgctctgtgttgacatATGGAAGTTGTGAACACACAGTCGAGTGGTTGTATGAGGGTAATAAGAACAACATGGTGACATCACAGGGTTCCTGTTCAGCCACAGTGGTTTTTACAGCTCCTCCTCTTAGTCAGAAGTCCAACTATTCTGAGTTACTGAAGTGTAACGTGACAGATAATATGAGTGGCCAGATGCTGCTGTGTAGCGTTGACCTCCAGTCCTCGTGTCAGAAAACAG GAAGCACAttgagggggaaaaacaaaacaccatctGGAAAGGGTGAAACTACAACAAAACCAG ATATGTGGCAATTCATCGTTGTGGCTGTGGGTTTAGCAGCGCTCTTAATAATCATTGTGGTTGTCATCAGATGGAAAAAGGCTAAAG ggaacaaaacaaagatggaTGAAAACATT CGACTGAGCTTAAACCCTGCAGTGACTCAACCTGGTCCAGAGACCATGCAGGACATG GCTGATCCTGAAGATGGTGTTTCCTACGCCTCCATCAGCTACACCAGGAAGACCAACAGTAAAGTCCAG GTTTCTGTTAAGGATGAtcatgatgaagatgatgcagTGACCTACAGCAGCGTGAAAGCTTCCTCTCCTTCTGCTGGAGGCTCAGCTGATCCCAGCGACCTCTACGCCACCgtcaacaaaccaaacaaaaaagaGGACGTGGTATAG